The Apis cerana isolate GH-2021 linkage group LG10, AcerK_1.0, whole genome shotgun sequence DNA window GGTCTATAAGGCTCTATTTAGAGGTTAGGCTGTATAAATAAtggtatatattattgtaattgtacgtgtatctttaatatttaaggtACGAGTTTTCCGCTGCAAAGAAATATCAAGAAGTTTATGGCTAATGTTGtagaatgtataatatatctatgatTCTGCATAATgcataatcaaatataatattaaagatatagtGTGTTATCTGTACTTAgtacaaattatacaattatgatAACTTTCTTAATcggatatttgaattttctatcaattgttatcgatgtatttttttctcttttttttttctttttttatttctttgatgcTATTGCCACAAATGGTacaacataattaaattttacattcaagttataaaaataatcatgtatgaaaaatttttattacaaaaaaatttcatacgtaattttaaaataatataaaaattcgtttgCAAACAGTGGTtagtagataaaatatttcaatttattgatattaactGTTATAccaatttattgtttttgaaataagtTGTACCTTTTATTTACGTTTTGGttactttttgtaaaaaaaaatgttacaattaGTTATCTTACTTTGCAGCGGAAAAatcttattgttttattatattatttttagttgtaCACAaactgaataatttataaacattaaggGGGTTCTAAAAATGTACTCTTAGTAAAcgacttaaatatataaaagaaaatattttttacgttaaatataaaatgtgaatATTATGAAACTAAATTTAAGGATAAATACATGGCTATTAGCCTGATACgagtattacaaataattttatatcaaattaataaatgttaaactattaacaaatgatatttatctttttccaaattatgatcttccaaattattttttcatttactattttaagttttatattttttaaatttaattcttctctttttattactcttttaatttttctttaatttataaaatttaatatttttgttattttataaatatatacatacctaTAATATGCACATGCATATAACATGTACATGTTTTCTATTATAGGTAATATGtctaaatctataaatatataaacagagGAGTGAAGTAGaagctaaatttttattttatgtttgtaaataattattttaactatgtTTTTAGATCCTCCTTAATGACAATTTTATAAGTACAATATAAaggcaatataaatttattcttaaaaatttaataagtcaTCTGTTTATTTGCATACTTTGTACAAtacaaatcttatataaaagaaaattgtgttATTTATGTTTTGTATACTACTTCACTCCATTTAtttggtaaataattttatgtaaatatataaaaaaaatttaatatttaatatacgcatatatatatatatatatacatatatatttcgaatgtaaatatatgcgtttttaaaaaagtagcatcataatgcaaaaatatcaacgtaaatatatttactaaattaaataaaatcactacttattatattagtgCAATAATACAATGGATTTTACTGttgaatatattgtattaaatttgttcAGGAAAATGGCATGGGCATATGTCTcgaaggaacaaaaaaaagaatgatcaGATGTGATTCTGACAAGGCGTTTGGCGTAATTGCGAAAGTAGGTGACCTCTgacagaaattgaaaatcaataaagTGCAGTGGAGTTCGTGATACACAAAGAACGAAGGTAGCTCCGCTTTGCATTTTTGAGGTTATGTTGCCCGAGATTGAGAAGGTACAGCATCGGATGTTCTATTTTCGTTTCGGCGAAAAGTGTTTATTCTTGCCAGTCGTAGGCGCGTGTTACACATTATAATGCATCTAAATGTGAGAAGAAGTCACGAAAGTGCCGTGAGATAGTACAAACATGGGCAGGAGAAAATCTCACGGATCATCTAAAAGTAAACAACATGTTCCACACCAAAGGCAATTATCGTTagcaaaaagaaacgagataaaTGCCTTgtgcgaaaaattatttgttcgtgagtatatttttcatgaaagtatttttcaatattatatatttttcttaattctactATTTTTTGATAAGTTGGTCTAACAtgattgcaaaatattaaacaattctattaaatttttatattattaatgaaagataaataaaaacattttgatgttaactataaaattattgtatgaactttgtattattaaatattttaaatttataaaaagctaTTCTATTTAACCTTGCTATAAATTgcctttttacaaattataagtttttcaTATAacgatgttaataaaataatgagtaatatttatttatgctgctaaaaaaataattttcattttttgaaatagtgAGTATTAATTCAGCGTATGTAACGCAACTATGGGACAATTATGTGGAGATATCAACGATTTTGGAGAAGGTTAAAAGGTTGGAGGAAATGAAGACGGAGTCGTCGAAACGATCCCAGGGGATTGGACAATTCATAAATTGGCTTAAAGAGAATGGCGCGAATGTAGACGGAGCGAGCGTTGCTGAATTTCCAGGATACGACTTGGGTTTAAAAGCAGAACGTAATTTCctcgaaaatgaattaattttaaggatACCTAGAGGACTTATTTTCAGTATTCACAATGCAGCTCCAGAATTAATTACACTTCAAAATGATCCTCTAATACAGCATATGCCCCAAGTGGCGCTCGCGATTGCGCTTCTTATCGAAAGacataaagaaaattcgaaatggaagCCTTATTTGGATATCCTTCCCACTACTTATACAACTGTGTTATACATGACCGCTGCCGATATGATTGAACTTAAAGGCAGTCCTACATTAggtaaatgtttattaaataaatttattaaataaacaatttattaaataaatatttatctaaaaatatcttaaaatatcttaaaaatttttatttgaaattttctattctaaatttttgtaattttttgttttctattctaaatttttatgatcttaatatttaattttaattttcataaaaattttactttaataatatacatttttttgtaaattttattattgtagaaGCTGCTCTAAAACAATGTCGAAATATTGCAAGACAGTATTCGTACTTTAATAAGGTAtttcaaaacaataataatgctGTATCTGCTATACTCAGGGATGTTTTTACTTATGAAAGATACTGGtaagtaatgaaatatttgtaatttttttatataaaaagtaatttattttttttgtgaattatttatatataaataaatatatcttattctaattcataaatttaaagaatatgtaatgctagaaaaatttattatattctgtgaTGTTAAAAGAatactaaaataaatcttgatattcttatatgatattaagttACATGAACTTacaataaaacttatattaaattttattagttgtCGCGAAATAATCTATTAGAAGTTCTATACAATTATATGTACAATTGTTCATATTTGCAAAACTAATATGcaaattcgttattttaacaaaaaaattatatttaacaactactgattaatctttaatagtattttacttccttaaattaatatgatttctaagtctgaaatttttaatatgtgtatgttttaaattaatataagcgTAAAAAtactgttttttaatttttccttttcttttttgaagataaattacaaatacattaaaattgatttatttcatataatcagGTATTGTTTCCCAGCTATCATTAGCATCTAATGAATCATTATCAATGTCACTTTTGGAATCCATTTCTTTCGCAGGTTCCTGGATTTCGGTTTTTTCTGGCCTTTTTGTCGTTGATGTGGCAACTACATTGACCATTACAGTACTTAGACTACTCGAATTTGATAGTTTCCTAGCTGCCATTACTGGACCTTGAAATACCGCTCTAGAAAATgtgtttttatatctatatttttgtttttgtcgAATTCTGCATATAATGAATATCGCTAAGAAAACTACGAGAGTCACACCAAGAATAGCGCCACTTGCTATTATAGTTGGTTTCACTCTTGAAAGAGTCTTCTCacttttactttcattttcatcgaaaatattGTCAGTTTCGCTATATACAGTTTGAATGTTAATAGAACTTGGTTCTTgtttaacaatttctttaaCAAAACCAGATTCTACAATATTTGATGTATCATTGATATGTattgttttttcattgtttatgAACATCACGCCAAGATTGTTACTCTGTAatagcaatttatttttatcttctcgGTTACCGTATTGATCTGAAAACTCTCGTTGTATATCTTTAATGAACGGAAGAGAACCAAAAGTTGTCAATAGATCAACAATTTGTACTGTatgtttatctttaatatcttctttgctattattatcttcatttcttgtttttgaagaattgttaaattctgtatttttattgtgattatttgattttaaatcagACATCAATTGGTcagttatattttcttcaggACGAATAGAATTCGTTAAATTTAGTAATGAATCAACGCTTTTTAGATTTTCACTCGATTGTGACATATTATCAATTCTCTTGTTatgatttataactttttctaTGTCAAAATCCTCATTAGACGAAGATTTGATTTCTTTGAAGacatttatattcttcattCTGTATTCATCATTTGATTTGTAAGCTCTGAGTCGCGATACTTCAGCTAAGTGAACCTTACTAGAACCTCTTTGTCTCAATGCGATTAATTCCTCTAAGCTCATATTCCTCGATTTAAGAAGACGTTCTAATCTCTTACCTGCTGACCCAGAagcaaataattcaaaaatctcTGCTCGAGCTTCAGGCTCCACTTCTGATATAATATCATCATAGCTCTTTTTCTCGGTTGTGTTCGTATTCTGATGATTTCTcagtgtattattattatttttatctatagatGGATTTTTTGTaagtttttgataattttctatagTAGAATTAACATTATGAGACATTGCATCTAGCGCAGATTCTATTtcctgtattataattttactcatATCTCTCTGATCGTTGGAATTATTGACCTCTGTGCTTTGTTCCAAATCATAATACATCATCGGCATATCACTCtgatattctttttcagaAGAAGTACCATAATCATCTTCAGAATGCTCTATAACTCGATGATCTTCGTTCCTAATTATCCCACTTCCGTTAACATTAGTGGAATTAACAAGAAATTGTTCTTCATTCCcagaattaatcgataaattactGATTGATTTTGAACGTTCCGTGggacttaatattttttcaatactcAAGGTCGATCCTCTGTCctcaaaatgatttttcgtACTTTCTACTTTGGAAGATTTGTTTGTATCTCCGTCTTTCATCATCAACCAAACTGGAGACACACCATTTCTTCCCTTCTTGTAATCGGTGAAATCGGAAAATTCCATGATTTCGTCCTCGTCTAAACTCTCGGCTCCGATTTCATCATTGTTGCGTGATTTCACAGTGGCATCGTCGGCTTGCAATAGCTCCATAGAATTCGTTGCAACCGGTAACGGCATCGGTGTCGTAATAGCAACTTTGACTCGTGGAGGATCGACACTGGCGGGAATCAATTTTCCACTCGTTGCGTTCCCAACTTCTGAATACATTTCACCGCTATTTATTCTAGTCAACGAGGATCCCTTCGCCTGGTTCTTACGCAAGCTACTGTTCGATGGAATGATCGAAATCACGAATTCCTCGTCATTCTGagaattcttctcttttataGATTCTATATTGTGCATCCATTCTGGTTTCTTCGTTGTTGTGGAGAGTTTCGCGAACGAGTTGGTCATCATCTTCGCCGCCTCTTCAACGTAATCCTCGGATTCCTCGACATCTCTCATCTTCAAAGCATTGATCACATCAATCTTGCCTTTCAATAGATCGTTTAGAGTCAAATTTCTGCGCTGTAAGATCTCTGACAAACTCAAACCCTCTTCCTGTTGCATCTTCAATAATGATTTTAGCTCCATGGCGTTCtgtaaaaattgatcattttttgACGTCGTTTCTGGCGGATTTTCTTGACCTCGAGCCCAAACTCCAGGATTATTGCTCATCCTTTTCTCATTCAACGACGTCTCGTTTTCCACCAAAGCAAATTCGTAATTTTGTGGAGGTCTTCTTTTTCTCGGTCGAGGTTTTAAATACTCCTCGTCGTTGAATTCGTGTTCGTAATCATTCGGACGTACTTGAAATATCTCTCGATATTTCATTGACGTCGTTTCTTTGTCCTCGTTGAGATCTCTATTTtgatctttctttctattactCGTCTCTTTAAAAGTAGCTGTATTTTCGATAGGCCAggatcgatttctttttcgtgGCAATATTTCTTCTCGTTCGCGATATCCATGTCTGTTCTCTATAGATTCGTAATTCTCATGATCGTTATAAGGTGCTCGATGATTGTTTCTCgcacgaagaaaattttctcgtcCGTTGTTTTGACGATATTTTGTTCCACGATGATCGtaatcctcttcctcctcgttgTCGATTTTATCCCTGGAGAATCGGGAAAATTGAGAAAACGGAAGCAGAGGGACAGTATCGCCATCCCGCCATTTAGGTTCCAAGGCCTCGCCATTGTTCCGCCATTTGCCGACTAGCTCACCCGAGTTCTCATCTCTGATTTCCGGTCGACCTCGAGTTTCcctctaaaaataattgaatgttGATAAATTCTCGCCAACTTGGATTATTTAAGTGGAAGGTTAAAATAGCAGACCcatttttcttagaaaatattttgcaaaaaaaaaaaaaaagaaatgagaatgaaaaatatttttggattctATTTCCCAAATTTAGAAaactttctattaaaaaataaataaaaaacaatttaatgttCCTCAAAACGAAGTTTAATCgtattaatttctatcttcttttatcaaaaaattgtttcccttattaaagaaaattgttgaatCATCATTATTCTTCCCTATAGATCAAAAGATAGcataaataaaagtgaaagagGACCGAATTACTCGACAACTCGAATAGTAAATTCTAGGAATATTGCATCGTCTTTTGATGTAGAAACAGCTCGATTTTTTCCTGTTTACTTTTCCAATCTATGTTCCCGCGTGAGAAATAATACAAGAATGGTATTATTTTGCGTAAATTTTTCGCAATCATAATTACTTccacttttaatttttgcaacgAATTTTCTCcgaattgaattttgttaCTTTCAAACGTGACTTTATCccttctattaaataatattataaaaaaagaaaatgtagaacaaattttcattaatttcgaaatattcttatattcacattatattcacaaaaattcGTCGCAACGATTTATTATCGTAAAGTAAAGTTTGTATAAAGTTGATAAAGCGTTCAAGTTTCATCgcttgatttaattatttaattaatattcacttacaagattttatttaaatttatattttcaagagaaactatatttatcaaacaatttcgtgtttcaattaaatatatatttttctgtaatgtgatataattacaattataatatttataacaaaaattttataataatgaaaaacttataaatatcttattaaaaacaattcaaatctataaaaaaattaaattttttttctataagaagaaagaaacataCAAGAATCAGTTttcttataaatctttttccaatttcaaattctgaacatttctgaaaataataacaattttgaaCATTTCGTATGCAATAATCGCGCCaagtttcttcctttcttcctattctatatgaataaatgtaaCGCTAACCGATAAAACTCGGAGAATGGACAAAGTTTGTTTAAAATACGCGAAATATGCGACAAAGTGTTTGCAAACTCTCGAACTTTCCGCGCTCGGTGCcagctttctctttctctcgctgtTCATGTGCTACTGTGCAAGTTagttttttcgttctttcaaTCTTGACGCACGTTTTGACATTTGCCATCATCGCAAAaactatttagaaaataatcagAAACACGATATAAATCGCGCCGTGATCTATGTCGattgtttcataatttcttcgataatCGTTTAATAGATTGTTAGATACacgagtttttaaaaaaatttatttcatactcgtgctgtatttaattttctctagaatatttaaaatagatttttcgataaaaatttattttttttatcacatatttttgacgtattcaaacaatttattataccaGCTTGAagttaataatctattttttaaatgtataatgatttatttaatgataataaaattttttacattttattttataatgaatagaaaaatttagcaTAGATCAAAAGTGAACCAGCGACCGATTTCTATATATTCGTTGTGCTATtgtgaaatgatatttttaaaacacgaTACTTTACGATTCAAATTACTAcactgaatttaatttatatcgtgtTGGTTTGGTTTGAGTTAAAACCTCGTCTTGAAATTACAGGATTCCGAAAATATCTCACAACTCGAGAATATCGGGATTCCTAAGAATTTCGAGAATCCAAAGAATGTTTCGAAATTAGTTTTAGTTAAATACAGCCGTGGTCCtggatctttttattttttttagagatataaaattaacttataaGATTGAGAACATTCGTGATTGATGgataacaatgaaaattaattgacaCGAGATAGACCAATCTTTCGCAAAGATTATAGGATAATAACATCCGATGATTCTGCATGCGAATTCGCTATTGAAGTGTCTCGAGCACTTCGTACGACGTACCTGTTTCAccggaaaaaaataagagaaagaggaattaAACGACCGGTTAAAAGAGCAAATCCACGAGCTCGTTGCAAGAGACGCAAGATCGCTTCGTTCGaacagatataataataattaaataattattaatattttaattatccgatgtttttataataatgtcgaaaaattttttatgtttttttaattatataatttagatattgatataatgttttatttgtcAAGCTATTATGAATGATTTATTGTaaggaaaataatgaaattaatttggaatataattgagaatttagaataatataacacAGATATATTCATCAATCATGAATAtccaaagaaaatttgatttactaAAGAAACAACGATGGTGGTTAGAACGATGttagataatttttgattatttttaagataataatagattctttttctattcagaaatttaattttttatgaattttctttacataATACCTATAAAACATGTGCCTATAAATGCCTATAAATGCACATTGACATTAATGAAACTTCTTATAATGTGATATTTACATTGATTTTTGGAATATGCGTGAAATATGtacgaaatatcgatatatgcAGAacaatatgcaatatatatatatatatatatatgataacaaaaagaattaagaagTTACTTTCAATCAAAAGACGAAAACaatttagtaaatattattatatcacttatattatttattatttattaatccttataatattaattccttattttatctttaaatataaatattgcctcgattttaattttcatcgccTAAAATACACTAAAATTTCTTCGCGAATAATCTCTGTTAATCGATCCAAAGAATTCGCTCGAATGAATAGAATAACAAATAACAGAAATTTCCTTACCCGATTACTCTGATTGTCGTCTCTGTTAATTCCCGTACTCGCTCGAACGCTCGTCTCCGCATCTACTGTCCTACCGCGAGGGAAATCGAACGTGAAAAGCATCAACAAGAGCAGATAGAATGTTCTCAACATCGTTGCAGTGTGATCGAAACGCGGACAATTCCTCGTCGTCGAAGCACCAATTCTCCTTCAACTCGTCCACGTTTCCGTGGACCCTCGCCTCTTCCGTGTCCACGTCCACCTCCTTCGCGTACAAGTGCACAAAGATCACCGCCGCGCACAGGATAACGAAAATCGCGTTCTTCCTGTTGCACAGACCGAATATATCCTCAGGATTCATGCAGAACCGCTTTATCGTCCTCCCTTGCGGTTCTTAATTACCGGTTCACACGGTTTCCGGTTTATTCGCTTTTGTtcgtcctcccctccctcctttcttcTCCGATTCTTATCCTATTATTTTCTCACCTATCTCAAttttccttcccctcctcgATCACAAAATTGGCCAGACAGTTCGGTTCACCGCGAAAACTTTCTATtctagttaaaaaatatatacatatatatatatacgcatatgTATGTGTAAATATTGTTAACCAGAAAATTGATCAAACAGCTCGACAATTTATCACGATTATATCGCGAACTTTCTTTCTCTGGttgcaaatattttgtatttttgccACAATATTGATCGAtactcttatttttaattatttttaagtagatcacattaaatgataaattcctCGTTGATCGTTCAATTCGTTTAGTTCCGATTTCACTTTATTATCACCTCGGATAACGGTCGCGATCCTaccatcttctttttcttctcctttttttttttttttcttcttttttcgaatcacGATGCCTGAAT harbors:
- the LOC108001191 gene encoding actin-histidine N-methyltransferase, whose translation is MGRRKSHGSSKSKQHVPHQRQLSLAKRNEINALCEKLFVLSINSAYVTQLWDNYVEISTILEKVKRLEEMKTESSKRSQGIGQFINWLKENGANVDGASVAEFPGYDLGLKAERNFLENELILRIPRGLIFSIHNAAPELITLQNDPLIQHMPQVALAIALLIERHKENSKWKPYLDILPTTYTTVLYMTAADMIELKGSPTLEAALKQCRNIARQYSYFNKVFQNNNNAVSAILRDVFTYERYCWAVSTVMTRQNLIPSEDGSRMIHALIPMWDMCNHENGRITTDFNATSNYCECYALRDFKKGEQIFISYGPRTNSDFFVHSGFVYMENKQDGFKLRLGISKADSLQKERIELLNKLDLPTVGEFLLKLGTEPISDLLLAFLRVFSMRKAELAHWIRSDRVNDLKHMDCALETVVEENVRKFLLTRLQLLIANYPTTLKEDLQLLETTLPQIKKLAIQLRVTEKRILQGALEYVEQWIKA
- the LOC108001189 gene encoding uncharacterized protein DDB_G0287625-like — its product is MLRTFYLLLLMLFTFDFPRGRTVDAETSVRASTGINRDDNQSNRRETRGRPEIRDENSGELVGKWRNNGEALEPKWRDGDTVPLLPFSQFSRFSRDKIDNEEEEDYDHRGTKYRQNNGRENFLRARNNHRAPYNDHENYESIENRHGYREREEILPRKRNRSWPIENTATFKETSNRKKDQNRDLNEDKETTSMKYREIFQVRPNDYEHEFNDEEYLKPRPRKRRPPQNYEFALVENETSLNEKRMSNNPGVWARGQENPPETTSKNDQFLQNAMELKSLLKMQQEEGLSLSEILQRRNLTLNDLLKGKIDVINALKMRDVEESEDYVEEAAKMMTNSFAKLSTTTKKPEWMHNIESIKEKNSQNDEEFVISIIPSNSSLRKNQAKGSSLTRINSGEMYSEVGNATSGKLIPASVDPPRVKVAITTPMPLPVATNSMELLQADDATVKSRNNDEIGAESLDEDEIMEFSDFTDYKKGRNGVSPVWLMMKDGDTNKSSKVESTKNHFEDRGSTLSIEKILSPTERSKSISNLSINSGNEEQFLVNSTNVNGSGIIRNEDHRVIEHSEDDYGTSSEKEYQSDMPMMYYDLEQSTEVNNSNDQRDMSKIIIQEIESALDAMSHNVNSTIENYQKLTKNPSIDKNNNNTLRNHQNTNTTEKKSYDDIISEVEPEARAEIFELFASGSAGKRLERLLKSRNMSLEELIALRQRGSSKVHLAEVSRLRAYKSNDEYRMKNINVFKEIKSSSNEDFDIEKVINHNKRIDNMSQSSENLKSVDSLLNLTNSIRPEENITDQLMSDLKSNNHNKNTEFNNSSKTRNEDNNSKEDIKDKHTVQIVDLLTTFGSLPFIKDIQREFSDQYGNREDKNKLLLQSNNLGVMFINNEKTIHINDTSNIVESGFVKEIVKQEPSSINIQTVYSETDNIFDENESKSEKTLSRVKPTIIASGAILGVTLVVFLAIFIICRIRQKQKYRYKNTFSRAVFQGPVMAARKLSNSSSLSTVMVNVVATSTTKRPEKTEIQEPAKEMDSKSDIDNDSLDANDSWETIPDYMK